The following proteins are co-located in the Vanessa tameamea isolate UH-Manoa-2023 chromosome W, ilVanTame1 primary haplotype, whole genome shotgun sequence genome:
- the LOC135194595 gene encoding uncharacterized protein LOC135194595 gives MATADNKFEECSATIDRVAVRLPPFWPEDPDIWFAQVEAQFETSGTKIDSTKFYTVVQQLDQRIAREVRDVITNPPATGKYDKLKNELIKRLSTSRDHRMRQLLTHEELGDRKPTQFLRHLRSLAGDQVNDDFLRSLWASRLPTHIQAIIASQTGLRLDEVAELADKIIEVTPFSNQVSSASTPGFDELFKKMEDFISTRIRTELNHQVAQMNLGRGRVNYPHRQSGSRRSGSRHRRRSASRNRDPGICWYHSRFGEGANKCTRPCKFASENCRDSQ, from the coding sequence ATGGCTACCGCTGACAACAAGTTTGAAGAATGCTCCGCGACAATTGACCGCGTGGCCGTGCGTCTACCCCCCTTTTGGCCGGAAGACCCCGATATTTGGTTTGCCCAGGTTGAAGCACAGTTTGAGACATCAGGTACGAAAATCGATTCTACTAAATTTTATACCGTCGTGCAACAGCTAGACCAGAGGATAGCCCGTGAAGTTAGGGATGTAATAACCAACCCTCCCGCAACTGGGAAGTACGATAAGCTGAAAAACGAGCTGATTAAACGTCTCTCCACATCTCGTGATCACCGAATGCGACAGCTTTTGACCCACGAGGAGTTAGGCGACCGAAAGCCAACGCAATTTTTGCGTCACTTACGTTCGTTAGCCGGTGACCAGGTGAACGACGATTTTTTAAGAAGCCTATGGGCTAGCCGCCTACCAACGCATATTCAGGCAATTATAGCGTCTCAAACAGGTCTAAGATTAGATGAAGTTGCTGAATTAGCAGATAAAATAATCGAAGTAACGCCATTTTCTAATCAAGTTTCTAGTGCTTCTACTCCAGGTTTCGATGAGCTCTTCAAGAAGATGGAAGATTTCATTTCTACCCGCATTCGGACGGAGCTcaaccatcaggtggcgcaaATGAACTTAGGGCGTGGTCGCGTCAACTACCCACATAGACAATCCGGAAGTCGACGCAGTGGTTCCAGGCATCGGCGACGATCAGCAAGCAGAAACCGAGATCCAGGTATTTGTTGGTATCATTCGAGATTTGGCGAGGGGGCAAATAAGTGTACAAGGCCTTGCAAATTTGCCTCGGAAAACTGCCGCGACAGTCAGTAA